A genomic window from Gossypium hirsutum isolate 1008001.06 chromosome D12, Gossypium_hirsutum_v2.1, whole genome shotgun sequence includes:
- the LOC107946846 gene encoding RINT1-like protein MAG2L isoform X1, which translates to MEGWDPQNLILPEVGKLCRSQSEYLDQHFKTQKDVSSSSTSSSCLLSEWTKHCSDYDNRLLHLRTTLMDRTLSWISSSFRAKASLSNLNLTLSASSQYGTALKRLLGEELRLLALQLHRIHFIRQYVETALRLEALVGDLEDVVFSSGNHRPGNMFAKFSTLLTSQDFGVKEEKLLKAIKAMNDVEEIIVNVEKSQQWHHLFKSVDHRVDKTLAILRPEALAEHRALLASFGWPPKLLASKVESGGLSKLLNPLLLMHGNEKKSYAQSFHVLCTLQQLHSRREARKFKTLGQKECEIRLWAIDELVTPLAVRMEYHFVKWAEQPEFMFALVYRVTRDFMEGVSDILQPLIDAARLTSYSANEAWVSAMVHILSGFLTKNVFPALAERYKEKDMKLEVISLWLHLVDLIVAFDKQMQSLLRYETCLLFPDAQRRGISVLIVFCDRPDWLKIWAKMELKDGWKKLKAVLKDAKAWQIDDKHRVDFDVSTICETFLLSSREAHKAPFVAESALKIAQEMIVRCQTLPDILSRAKFVRSTVARFFWYFSNVLLLHCRNAELPPEELDGSAFVRACESINAARYVESKLQEWSDDASFLEMTIAESNSNMQEQHQGFYDDCFFEEEIKCLAELETNWLMEIIAVLLRQFENLTLEYNHTEDSNAFIEALQSLKSQLHVLKKNLNGKDFLDLWRSVADGLDHFICGSILGGDVKFSKKQSNEFGTDMQALFLVFQPFCARPEAFFPCIRDILKLLAMSGEEVKHLLVGKKSEKYMQSYGISHLRFDQVEKTLRKLKF; encoded by the exons ATGGAAGGATGGGATCCTCAAAATCTAATTCTACCGGAGGTGGGTAAGCTATGTCGATCCCAGTCAGAATACCTGGACCAACATTTCAAGACCCAGAAGGATGTTTCCTCATCTTCTACTTCTTCTTCTTGTCTGTTGTCTGAATGGACCAAACATTGTTCTGATTACGACAATCGTCTACTACACCTCCGCACCACCCTCATGGATCGCACCCTTTCATGGATCTCTTCTTCTTTTCGAGCTAAAGCTTCCCTTTCTAATCTCAATCTCACCCTCTCCGCTTCCTCTCAGT ATGGGACTGCTTTGAAGAGGCTTTTGGGTGAAGAACTGCGGCTGCTGGCCCTTCAATTGCACCGGATTCACTTCATCCGCCAATATGTTG AAACTGCACTTCGCTTAGAAGCTTTGGTAGGAGACCTCGAGGATGTAGTTTTCTCTTCTGGGAATCATCGTCCAGGGAATATGTTCGCAAAGTTTTCAACTTTACTGACATCACAA GATTTTGGAGTAAAGGAAGAAAAATTACTAAAAGCCATAAAAGCCATGAATGATGTTGAGGAGATAATTGTCAATGTTGAGAAATCCCAACAATGGCACCATCTTTTCAAGTCAGTTGATCATAGAGTAGATAAAACTTTGGCTATACTTCGACCAGAAGCTCTTGCAGAACATCGTGCTCTTCTTGCTTCTTTTGGGTGGCCTCCAAAACTCCTAGCATCAAAAGTGGAAAGTGGAGGGCTCTCTAAGCTCCTGAACCCACTACTTCTAATGCACGGAAATGAAAAGAAGTCTTATGCTCAAAGTTTTCATGTGCTTTGCACTTTGCAGCAACTGCATTCACGTAGAGAAGCTCGAAAGTTTAAAACTTTAGGTCAAAAGGAGTGCGAGATACGACTTTGGGCTATTGATGAACTGGTGACTCCTTTAGCTGTAAGAATGGAATATCACTTCGTGAAATGGGCTGAGCAGCCTGAGTTTATGTTTGCTCTTGTATATAGAGTTACTAGGGACTTTATGGAAGGAGTAAGTGATATTTTGCAGCCTCTGATTGATGCAGCTAGATTAACGAGCTATAGTGCTAATGAAGCTTGGGTTTCTGCAATGGTGCATATACTTTCTGGGTTCTTAACAAAAAATGTTTTTCCTGCCTTGGCTGAAAGATACAAGGAGAAAGACATGAAATTAGAAGTTATCTCATTGTGGCTTCATCTAGTCGACCTTATTGTTGCTTTTGATAAACAGATGCAGTCGTTATTGAGATACGAAACTTGTCTCTTGTTTCCAGATGCTCAAAGGAGAGGGATATCCGTGTTGATAGTATTTTGTGATAGACCAGATTGGCTTAAGATTTGGGCAAAGATGGAGCTCAAGGACGGCTGGAAGAAACTAAAAGCAGTACTCAAGGATGCTAAAGCTTGGCAAATTGACGACAAACATAGAGTTGACTTTGATGTTAGTACAATATGTGAAACATTTTTGCTCTCTTCTAGAGAAGCCCATAAAGCTCCATTTGTTGCGGAATCTGCACTTAAAATTGCGCAAGAAATGATTGTTAGATGCCAAACTTTACCAGATATTTTGTCTCGTGCCAAATTTGTTAGATCAACTGTAGCCAGATTCTTCTGGTATTTTTCCAATGTGCTGCTTCTGCATTGCCGAAATGCCGAATTGCCACCTGAAGAGCTTGATGGTAGCGCATTTGTTAGAGCTTGTGAATCAATCAATGCTGCTAGATATGTTGAGTCTAAGCTGCAAGAATGGAGTGATGATGCAAGTTTTTTGGAGATGACAATTGCCGAAAGCAATTCTAACATGCAGGAACAACACCAAGGGTTTTATGATGATTGCTTCTTTGAAGAGGAAATAAAATGCTTGGCTGAACTAGAGACCAACTGGCTTATGGAAATCATCGCCGTTCTTCTTCGTCAGTTTGAAAATCTAACTCTGGAATACAACCATACTGAGGATTCCAATGCTTTTATTGAAGCGTTGCAGAGTTTGAAGAGCCAGCTTCATGTTCTTAAGAAAAATCTCAACGGGAAAGACTTCTTGGACTTGTGGCGAAGTGTGGCGGATGGGCTGGACCATTTTATATGTGGTAGCATTTTAGGAGGTGATGTTAAGTTTTCAAAGAAGCAAAGCAATGAGTTTGGAACTGATATGCAAGCATTGTTCcttgtgttccaaccattttgtGCTCGTCCTGAAGCATTTTTCCCCTGTATTAGAGACATCCTGAAGCTGTTAGCAATGAGTGGAGAAGAGGTCAAGCATTTGCTGGTAGGTAAGAAAAGTGAAAAATACATGCAGTCTTATGGAATTTCCCACTTACGTTTTGATCAAGTTGAGAAAACTTTGAGGAAATTGAAGTTTTGA
- the LOC107946846 gene encoding RINT1-like protein MAG2L isoform X2 produces the protein MLNASPTLYPDILAMQDFGVKEEKLLKAIKAMNDVEEIIVNVEKSQQWHHLFKSVDHRVDKTLAILRPEALAEHRALLASFGWPPKLLASKVESGGLSKLLNPLLLMHGNEKKSYAQSFHVLCTLQQLHSRREARKFKTLGQKECEIRLWAIDELVTPLAVRMEYHFVKWAEQPEFMFALVYRVTRDFMEGVSDILQPLIDAARLTSYSANEAWVSAMVHILSGFLTKNVFPALAERYKEKDMKLEVISLWLHLVDLIVAFDKQMQSLLRYETCLLFPDAQRRGISVLIVFCDRPDWLKIWAKMELKDGWKKLKAVLKDAKAWQIDDKHRVDFDVSTICETFLLSSREAHKAPFVAESALKIAQEMIVRCQTLPDILSRAKFVRSTVARFFWYFSNVLLLHCRNAELPPEELDGSAFVRACESINAARYVESKLQEWSDDASFLEMTIAESNSNMQEQHQGFYDDCFFEEEIKCLAELETNWLMEIIAVLLRQFENLTLEYNHTEDSNAFIEALQSLKSQLHVLKKNLNGKDFLDLWRSVADGLDHFICGSILGGDVKFSKKQSNEFGTDMQALFLVFQPFCARPEAFFPCIRDILKLLAMSGEEVKHLLVGKKSEKYMQSYGISHLRFDQVEKTLRKLKF, from the exons ATGTTG AATGCATCGCCAACATTATATCCAGACATTCTTGCCATGCAGGATTTTGGAGTAAAGGAAGAAAAATTACTAAAAGCCATAAAAGCCATGAATGATGTTGAGGAGATAATTGTCAATGTTGAGAAATCCCAACAATGGCACCATCTTTTCAAGTCAGTTGATCATAGAGTAGATAAAACTTTGGCTATACTTCGACCAGAAGCTCTTGCAGAACATCGTGCTCTTCTTGCTTCTTTTGGGTGGCCTCCAAAACTCCTAGCATCAAAAGTGGAAAGTGGAGGGCTCTCTAAGCTCCTGAACCCACTACTTCTAATGCACGGAAATGAAAAGAAGTCTTATGCTCAAAGTTTTCATGTGCTTTGCACTTTGCAGCAACTGCATTCACGTAGAGAAGCTCGAAAGTTTAAAACTTTAGGTCAAAAGGAGTGCGAGATACGACTTTGGGCTATTGATGAACTGGTGACTCCTTTAGCTGTAAGAATGGAATATCACTTCGTGAAATGGGCTGAGCAGCCTGAGTTTATGTTTGCTCTTGTATATAGAGTTACTAGGGACTTTATGGAAGGAGTAAGTGATATTTTGCAGCCTCTGATTGATGCAGCTAGATTAACGAGCTATAGTGCTAATGAAGCTTGGGTTTCTGCAATGGTGCATATACTTTCTGGGTTCTTAACAAAAAATGTTTTTCCTGCCTTGGCTGAAAGATACAAGGAGAAAGACATGAAATTAGAAGTTATCTCATTGTGGCTTCATCTAGTCGACCTTATTGTTGCTTTTGATAAACAGATGCAGTCGTTATTGAGATACGAAACTTGTCTCTTGTTTCCAGATGCTCAAAGGAGAGGGATATCCGTGTTGATAGTATTTTGTGATAGACCAGATTGGCTTAAGATTTGGGCAAAGATGGAGCTCAAGGACGGCTGGAAGAAACTAAAAGCAGTACTCAAGGATGCTAAAGCTTGGCAAATTGACGACAAACATAGAGTTGACTTTGATGTTAGTACAATATGTGAAACATTTTTGCTCTCTTCTAGAGAAGCCCATAAAGCTCCATTTGTTGCGGAATCTGCACTTAAAATTGCGCAAGAAATGATTGTTAGATGCCAAACTTTACCAGATATTTTGTCTCGTGCCAAATTTGTTAGATCAACTGTAGCCAGATTCTTCTGGTATTTTTCCAATGTGCTGCTTCTGCATTGCCGAAATGCCGAATTGCCACCTGAAGAGCTTGATGGTAGCGCATTTGTTAGAGCTTGTGAATCAATCAATGCTGCTAGATATGTTGAGTCTAAGCTGCAAGAATGGAGTGATGATGCAAGTTTTTTGGAGATGACAATTGCCGAAAGCAATTCTAACATGCAGGAACAACACCAAGGGTTTTATGATGATTGCTTCTTTGAAGAGGAAATAAAATGCTTGGCTGAACTAGAGACCAACTGGCTTATGGAAATCATCGCCGTTCTTCTTCGTCAGTTTGAAAATCTAACTCTGGAATACAACCATACTGAGGATTCCAATGCTTTTATTGAAGCGTTGCAGAGTTTGAAGAGCCAGCTTCATGTTCTTAAGAAAAATCTCAACGGGAAAGACTTCTTGGACTTGTGGCGAAGTGTGGCGGATGGGCTGGACCATTTTATATGTGGTAGCATTTTAGGAGGTGATGTTAAGTTTTCAAAGAAGCAAAGCAATGAGTTTGGAACTGATATGCAAGCATTGTTCcttgtgttccaaccattttgtGCTCGTCCTGAAGCATTTTTCCCCTGTATTAGAGACATCCTGAAGCTGTTAGCAATGAGTGGAGAAGAGGTCAAGCATTTGCTGGTAGGTAAGAAAAGTGAAAAATACATGCAGTCTTATGGAATTTCCCACTTACGTTTTGATCAAGTTGAGAAAACTTTGAGGAAATTGAAGTTTTGA